A single window of Oreochromis aureus strain Israel breed Guangdong linkage group 7, ZZ_aureus, whole genome shotgun sequence DNA harbors:
- the LOC116333631 gene encoding interleukin-1 beta-like, translating into MCDIDLSQALDCSPEEAIKSTCFDMKEVESEIFRLNEGLELMVSHNRRTMQSVALLVLGVNRMKKPLTQSDRKLSDDDVMNIIDSVVKETVWPPTKGTKRRDFLRANSEKALTLCDNSQKDLVLSGELQLQAITLQGGNCHRKVNFKMSRYIPSVPPGDSPGLIVVLSINNNLYMSCRMEDDKVVLFLEQYHDDILTDRDMERFLFYRKTTGISLTTFESVKFRGWYISTSQQENQPVELCKVDAASRLTNFRVN; encoded by the exons ATGTGTGATATTGATCTCTCTCAAGCTCTGGACTG cTCACCTGAAGAAGCAATTAAATCCACCTGCTTTGACATGAAG GAGGTTGAAAGTGAGATCTTCAGACTTAATGAGGGTTTGGAGCTGATGGTTTCCCACAACAGAAGGACCATGCAGAGTGTGGCTCTTTTAGTGCTGGGGGTAAACAGGATGAAAAAGCCACTTACTCAAAGTGACAGGAAGctcagtgatgatgatgtcatgaaCATCATAGACAGTGTAGTGAAAG AAACTGTTTGGCCTCCCACCAAAGGAACAAAACGAAGGGACTTCCTGCGTGCCAACAGTGAGAAAGCGTTGACACTGTGTGACAACTCTCAGAAAGATCTTGTCCTGTCAGGAGAGTTACAGCTGCAGGCCATCACTCTGCAAGGGGGAAATTGCCACCGCAAAG TGAATTTTAAAATGTCGCGGTACATCCCTTCCGTCCCTCCTGGTGACTCTCCTGGTCTGATTGTCGTCCTGTCTATCAACAACAACCTGTACATGTCTTGCCGCATGGAAGACGATAAAGTTGTGCTGTTTCTGGAG CAATACCATGATGACATTTTAACTGACAGAGACATGGAGCGATTTCTCTTCTACAGGAAAACCACTGGAATTTCTCTGACCACTTTTGAGTCTGTCAAGTTCCGCGGCTGGTACATCAGCACTTCACAACAGGAAAACCAGCCCGTTGAACTGTGTAAGGTGGATGCTGCCAGTCGTCTTACAAACTTCAGAGTAAACTAA